One part of the Rutidosis leptorrhynchoides isolate AG116_Rl617_1_P2 chromosome 1, CSIRO_AGI_Rlap_v1, whole genome shotgun sequence genome encodes these proteins:
- the LOC139840976 gene encoding premnaspirodiene oxygenase-like produces the protein MFSMVSQQPPHHVLRNLARKHGPLMHLQLGEVSALVVSSPQLAKEILIKNDLAFVNRPEIQASKIIMYNNSDIGFSPYGNYWRQLRKICTLELLSAKKVQSFSYIREEEVKFMIESILSSSGSSINLSEKISTLTNTITSRAAFGKIPKDQDSLVHMLKGIADVSGGFDVADLFPSYKFLHNLTSMNSKREKIHQNLDKILNNVIAEHEKDKENIEGVKDGTNKEDLLDILLRLKGSGDLEFPITTDNIKAVILDIFSGGTDTSSSTVEWAMSELIRNPEILEKAQAEVREVFKGKLSVQEIEFQGLKYLKMVIKETMRLHPAGPLLVPRECRETCEINGYVIPVKTRVIVNAWALGRDPEYWHDADRFLPERFESNDIDFSGQNLEYIPFGAGRRMCPGILFGVANVEVILSNLLYHFDWKLPGGMKPDDLDMSETFGAACRRKHNLFLIATPYTPV, from the exons ATGTTTTCCATGGTGAGTCAACAACCGCCACATCATGTCCTTAGAAACCTGGCTCGAAAACATGGTCCATTAATGCATCTTCAACTCGGTGAAGTTTCTGCATTGGTTGTTTCATCACCTCAATTGGCCAAAGAAATTTTGATAAAGAACGATCTTGCGTTTGTAAATAGGCCTGAAATTCAAGCAAGTAAGATCATTATGTATAACAACAGCGACATCGGGTTTTCTCCATATGGTAATTACTGGAGACAGCTCCGAAAAATCTGCACCTTAGAACTTCTTAGTGCCAAGAAAGTTCAGTCATTTTCATATATTCGGGAAGAAGAAGTCAAGTTTATGATAGAATCGATTTTGTCGTCCTCAGGATCATCTATAAATCTATCAGAAAAGATTAGTACGTTGACGAATACAATAACTTCTAGAGCTGCTTTCGGAAAGATACCCAAAGATCAAGATTCACTGGTTCATATGCTAAAGGGTATTGCTGACGTATCGGGAGGATTTGATGTAGCTGATTTGTTTCCTTcttataagtttcttcataatcttaCAAGTATGAACTCCAAGAGGGAAAAAATTCACCAAAATCTTGACAAAATCCTTAATAATGTCATTGCCGAACATGAAAAGGACAAGGAAAACATAGAAGGGGTTAAGGATGGCACAAATAAAGAAGATTTGCTTGATATTCTTTTAAGACTTAAAGGTAGTGGTGATCTCGAGTTTCCTATCACAACGGACAACATTAAAGCGGTGATATTG GATATTTTTTCTGGTGGAACTGATACCTCTTCATCAACAGTGGAATGGGCCATGTCTGAACTCATAAGGAACCCTGAAATATTGGAAAAAGCACAAGCGGAAGTGCGAGAAGTGTTCAAAGGAAAGCTATCAGTACAAGAAATTGAATTTCAGGGACTCAAGTATTTAAAGATGGTAATTAAGGAAACTATGAGGTTGCATCCCGCTGGACCCTTATTGGTTCCTAGAGAATGTAGGGAAACTTGCGAGATCAACGGATATGTGATACCCGTAAAAACAAGAGTCATTGTTAATGCGTGGGCTCTTGGAAGGGATCCTGAATACTGGCACGATGCAGATCGTTTTCTACCTGAGAGGTTTGAGAGTAATGATATCGATTTCTCGGGACAAAATTTAGAGTATATTCCATTTGGGGCCGGAAGGAGGATGTGTCCGGGAATTTTATTTGGTGTAGCGAACGTTGAAGTTATTTTATCGAACTTACTCTATCATTTCGACTGGAAACTCCCTGGGGGAATGAAGCCTGACGATTTGGACATGAGTGAGACTTTTGGAGCTGCCTGCAGGAGAAAGCATAACCTGTTTTTAATTGCCACTCCTTATACTCCAGTTTGA